In Arthrobacter citreus, a single genomic region encodes these proteins:
- a CDS encoding LysM peptidoglycan-binding domain-containing protein yields the protein MSSENQTNIRFSLKETVWFQKGQEVKEVRSLSLNPDITIQQFDEYVQVKGVLTLEGNYAPDLANQGDYYSLRELAPSRLVENVIVLEDGSCELNHQFPVDISIPLTRITDLENLCVTVETFDYQLAEKGSIQIAADLCISGLHDNNRAVDTYHEQRAYEQYNNYAYDNEYRAGNEAYGNDYRSNNEAAYDNEYRSNNEAAYDNGYRASNEAYEHQEEREQNEQFQFFNEPVAEQQTNEQDNLYGSDWIQSLEEEEEQEEQDSTYPGQPTYLEVFRPEEVAEGGIEQNENDAEHYYAEEESDFEIQVQSNEQQVDQEEFEEEVQMQAQEEVQEEEQYEEVFRGFNISAEAIEPQTEYVKPDFLMNEQNHEQTVQSENNIQQSNQLNTAYNERPSFLNNDFNVHNYLNNTLNSQPNFLNNDYSNLQSQSNNENNAQKEIEKYEEEYKRTLEQSYQPYVNQQYQQAPFAYNQNQQPFYQNPYPQANQENSYANPNDVRQTPPYYAEYYQAQVEAAPPPELPKVEVKAEAEEVKEVRSVKSDNLLSSLFTGEGREESYSKLKLYLAQNGDTIESVAKKYNLQTQQLNRVNNLNDEFLSEGQIIYIPVAAIKQ from the coding sequence GTGTCTTCAGAAAATCAAACAAATATTCGCTTTTCATTGAAAGAAACTGTCTGGTTCCAAAAAGGACAGGAAGTTAAAGAGGTAAGATCACTCTCGTTAAATCCAGACATTACTATACAGCAATTTGATGAATATGTTCAAGTGAAGGGTGTCTTAACTTTAGAAGGTAATTACGCTCCTGATTTGGCGAATCAAGGTGATTATTATTCATTAAGAGAATTAGCTCCTTCTAGATTAGTTGAAAATGTAATCGTTCTTGAGGATGGAAGCTGTGAATTAAATCATCAGTTCCCTGTAGATATTTCGATTCCTTTAACAAGAATTACTGATTTAGAGAATCTATGTGTTACTGTAGAGACTTTTGATTATCAATTAGCAGAAAAAGGTAGCATTCAAATTGCTGCTGATTTATGTATTTCTGGTCTACATGATAATAATAGGGCAGTAGATACTTATCATGAACAAAGAGCCTATGAACAGTACAATAACTATGCATACGACAATGAATATCGTGCAGGTAACGAAGCATACGGCAATGACTATCGCTCAAATAATGAAGCAGCATATGACAATGAATATCGCTCAAATAACGAAGCAGCATACGACAATGGCTATCGTGCAAGTAACGAAGCATATGAACATCAAGAAGAAAGAGAACAAAATGAACAATTCCAGTTCTTTAATGAACCAGTGGCTGAGCAACAAACGAATGAACAAGATAATCTATATGGCAGTGATTGGATTCAATCTCTTGAAGAGGAAGAGGAGCAAGAAGAACAAGACAGCACATATCCAGGGCAGCCAACTTACTTAGAGGTTTTCCGCCCCGAAGAAGTAGCTGAAGGTGGAATTGAACAGAATGAAAATGATGCTGAACACTATTATGCAGAAGAAGAATCTGATTTTGAAATTCAAGTTCAGTCTAATGAACAACAAGTAGATCAAGAAGAATTTGAAGAAGAAGTTCAAATGCAAGCTCAAGAAGAAGTTCAAGAGGAAGAACAGTATGAGGAAGTATTTAGAGGCTTTAATATATCAGCAGAAGCAATCGAGCCGCAAACTGAATATGTTAAACCTGACTTCCTAATGAACGAACAAAATCATGAGCAAACAGTTCAAAGTGAAAATAATATCCAGCAATCTAATCAATTAAATACTGCCTATAATGAACGACCTAGCTTTTTAAACAATGATTTTAATGTGCACAATTATTTAAATAATACTTTAAATAGTCAACCTAACTTCTTAAATAATGATTATAGTAATTTGCAAAGCCAAAGCAATAATGAAAATAATGCGCAAAAAGAAATAGAAAAATATGAAGAAGAATACAAACGGACGTTGGAGCAAAGTTATCAACCATATGTTAACCAGCAATACCAACAAGCACCATTTGCATATAATCAAAATCAGCAGCCATTCTATCAAAATCCATATCCTCAAGCAAATCAAGAAAATTCTTACGCAAATCCAAATGATGTTCGTCAAACACCTCCTTATTACGCAGAATATTATCAAGCCCAAGTAGAGGCTGCGCCACCACCAGAGTTACCTAAAGTTGAGGTAAAGGCTGAAGCAGAAGAAGTGAAGGAAGTAAGAAGTGTTAAAAGTGATAATCTTCTTTCAAGCTTATTTACTGGTGAAGGAAGAGAAGAATCTTATTCTAAATTAAAATTATATTTAGCTCAAAATGGAGATACAATCGAATCCGTCGCTAAAAAATATAATTTACAAACCCAACAGTTAAATCGCGTTAATAATTTGAACGATGAATTCTTATCGGAAGGGCAAATTATTTATATCCCTGTAGCTGCTATAAAACAATAA
- the ysxE gene encoding spore coat protein YsxE: MYSKPKDEISVILAQYHIVPNYFETVGKVVKVYTNQGVFALKEANVDRVYRNNLVENVRSLQDKGFRSVVPIYHTQNGEYIVEFNTKHYYLMPWIESVDARSDENLHFQRMFTSLGKMHGSTQKEKKVDKDQLQVHYDTLTKRWSKDKDVLENFIEAAEGNWYMSPYELSYCTYFHKILSAHQFARGQLDEWFKKMKDTENTRVVMNHGNLSISHYLVNKRGEGVFINLENAQETTPIQDLTNYYKGSFKTYPIQQPDRNNWLKMYEKNFSLREEERLLFLSYMAYPTQFSTKINSYLKRSDGSTEKDNVRDLLSAYWHMINIEYFVSKIQEDVEAARAIEDL, from the coding sequence TTGTATTCAAAACCAAAAGATGAAATAAGCGTCATTTTAGCACAGTACCATATAGTACCAAACTATTTTGAAACGGTTGGAAAAGTAGTAAAAGTTTATACAAACCAAGGTGTCTTTGCGCTAAAAGAAGCAAATGTAGATCGAGTTTATCGGAATAATTTGGTTGAAAATGTTCGTTCCTTACAAGATAAGGGCTTTCGTAGTGTTGTACCAATTTATCATACCCAAAATGGAGAATATATTGTTGAATTTAATACAAAGCATTACTACCTCATGCCCTGGATCGAAAGTGTTGATGCAAGATCAGATGAAAATCTACATTTTCAAAGAATGTTTACTTCTTTAGGCAAAATGCATGGTAGTACACAAAAGGAAAAAAAAGTTGATAAAGATCAATTACAAGTACACTATGATACATTAACCAAAAGGTGGAGCAAGGATAAAGATGTGCTAGAAAATTTTATTGAAGCTGCTGAAGGAAATTGGTATATGTCACCTTACGAACTAAGCTACTGCACGTACTTTCATAAAATATTAAGTGCACATCAATTCGCAAGAGGTCAATTAGATGAGTGGTTTAAAAAAATGAAGGATACTGAAAATACTAGGGTTGTAATGAACCATGGAAACTTGTCCATCTCACATTATCTTGTTAATAAAAGAGGAGAAGGGGTTTTTATCAATCTAGAAAATGCACAAGAAACAACACCAATACAAGATCTAACAAACTACTATAAAGGTTCATTTAAAACGTATCCAATTCAACAGCCCGATCGTAATAATTGGCTTAAAATGTATGAAAAGAATTTTTCCTTAAGAGAAGAAGAAAGATTGTTGTTTTTAAGTTATATGGCATATCCAACTCAGTTTTCTACTAAAATTAATAGTTACTTGAAGCGTTCTGATGGAAGTACTGAAAAAGATAATGTAAGAGATTTATTAAGTGCATACTGGCATATGATAAATATTGAATACTTTGTGTCCAAAATACAAGAAGATGTAGAAGCAGCGAGGGCAATTGAAGATTTGTGA
- a CDS encoding sporulation protein, which produces MGLFKNTLARVLGIGGTRIDTKLEKTEYQAGERVKGELHIKGGRVKQELDSVFLHVMTEYKVESNDKTVSKNGTLQKFIVSVDRIINANEEVTIPFFFTLSENTPVSLHKSHIWIKTHLEIEKAVDQYDADGVQVIPSIGLKTVIQALQEEGFVLRDSENKKKYGKIIQEFEFYPMNGEFRGKLEEIEVNYLSFDKTVDLIVQLDQNQKVTQGKFSKLFGSEENNVRISFSKDHITDKDFVRKSLVNAIKRHVK; this is translated from the coding sequence ATGGGTTTATTTAAAAATACATTAGCTCGTGTACTCGGAATTGGAGGAACGAGAATAGATACAAAGCTTGAAAAAACAGAATATCAAGCTGGAGAAAGAGTAAAAGGTGAATTACACATAAAAGGTGGGAGAGTAAAACAAGAATTAGATTCCGTCTTTTTACATGTAATGACTGAATATAAAGTTGAATCCAATGATAAAACAGTTAGTAAGAATGGTACTTTACAAAAATTCATCGTATCAGTTGATCGTATAATAAATGCAAATGAAGAAGTGACTATTCCTTTCTTTTTCACCTTATCTGAAAATACTCCAGTATCACTACACAAATCCCATATTTGGATTAAAACTCATTTAGAAATAGAAAAAGCTGTTGACCAATACGATGCAGATGGCGTTCAAGTTATCCCTTCAATTGGTTTAAAAACAGTAATCCAAGCACTTCAAGAAGAAGGATTTGTATTAAGAGATAGTGAAAACAAAAAGAAATACGGAAAGATCATTCAAGAGTTTGAATTTTATCCGATGAATGGCGAATTTCGTGGTAAATTAGAAGAGATTGAAGTTAATTATTTAAGTTTTGACAAAACAGTAGACTTAATTGTTCAACTTGATCAAAATCAAAAAGTAACTCAAGGCAAGTTTTCAAAGTTATTTGGATCTGAAGAAAATAATGTTAGAATTTCTTTCTCAAAAGACCATATTACGGACAAGGATTTTGTTCGCAAAAGTTTAGTAAATGCAATTAAACGTCATGTAAAATAA
- a CDS encoding valine--tRNA ligase → METTQKSLPTKYDPNLVEKDRYQFWLDGKFFEAQVESEKPKYTIVIPPPNVTGKLHLGHAWDTTLQDILTRTKRMQGYDVLYLPGMDHAGIATQAKVEGKLREEGLSRYDLGREKFLEKAWEWKEEYASHIRSQWEKIGLGLDYSRERFTLDEGLSDAVKEVFVKLYNKGLIYRGEYIINWDPATKTALSDIEVIYKDVQGAFYHMQYPLTDGSGKIQIATTRPETMLGDTAIAVHPEDERYKSMIGKTVMLPIVNREIPIIADDYVDMEFGTGVVKITPAHDPNDFEVGNRHDLPRILVMNEDGTMNEKAGKYNGMDRFECRKQIVKDLQEMGVLVEIEEHMHSVGHSERSGAVVEPYLSTQWFVKMQPLADAAVALQNSDDSVKFVPDRFEKTYLRWMENIRDWCISRQLWWGHRIPAWYHKETGEIYVNQEPPADLENWNQDNDVLDTWFSSALWPFSTLGWPNEESKDFQAYFPTNVLVTGYDIIFFWVSRMIFQGIEFTGKRPFNDVLIHGLVRDEQGRKMSKSLGNGVDPMDVIEKYGADSLRYFLTTGSSPGQDLRFSIEKVEATWNFVNKIWNASRFALMNMEGFTYENIDLTKEKSVADEWILTRLNETIESVTSLIDRYEFGEVGRVLYNFIWDDVCDWYIEMAKIPLYGDNEDAKNMTRSVLAHVLESTMKLLHPFMPFVTEEIWQSLPHQGESITVSAWPTVKEELTNKEASETMKILVELIRSVRNIRAEVNTPMSKKVQLMISAKDETIAAALEANRSYIERFCNPEELTISTNLTAPEKSMSAVISGAELYLPLEGLINLDEEKKRLEKELEKWTSEVERVQKKLSNQGFVAKAPASVIEEERRKEKDYLEKQESVRARIAELSK, encoded by the coding sequence ATGGAAACAACACAAAAATCATTACCAACAAAGTATGATCCGAATTTAGTTGAAAAAGATCGTTACCAATTTTGGTTAGATGGGAAATTCTTTGAAGCACAAGTAGAATCGGAAAAGCCGAAATATACAATCGTAATTCCTCCACCAAACGTAACTGGAAAATTACACTTAGGTCATGCTTGGGATACAACTTTACAAGATATTTTAACTCGTACAAAACGTATGCAAGGATATGACGTATTATACTTACCTGGTATGGACCATGCTGGTATTGCTACTCAAGCAAAAGTTGAAGGCAAATTACGTGAAGAAGGCTTATCAAGATATGATTTAGGACGTGAAAAATTCCTAGAAAAAGCTTGGGAGTGGAAAGAAGAATATGCTTCACACATTCGTTCACAATGGGAAAAAATTGGTTTAGGCTTAGATTACTCACGCGAACGCTTCACACTAGATGAGGGTCTATCAGATGCGGTAAAAGAAGTATTCGTTAAACTTTATAACAAAGGATTAATCTATCGCGGTGAATACATCATCAACTGGGATCCTGCGACAAAAACAGCGTTATCAGATATCGAAGTAATTTATAAGGATGTTCAAGGTGCATTCTATCACATGCAATATCCATTAACTGATGGTTCAGGAAAAATTCAAATTGCAACTACTCGACCTGAAACAATGCTTGGTGATACTGCAATTGCTGTACATCCGGAAGATGAACGTTACAAATCAATGATTGGTAAAACAGTAATGCTACCAATCGTAAATAGAGAGATTCCAATTATCGCCGATGATTATGTAGATATGGAATTTGGTACTGGGGTAGTAAAAATTACGCCTGCACATGATCCAAATGATTTTGAAGTTGGTAACCGCCATGACCTACCTCGCATTCTTGTAATGAATGAAGATGGTACGATGAATGAAAAAGCTGGAAAATACAATGGTATGGATCGTTTTGAATGCCGTAAACAAATCGTTAAAGATTTACAAGAGATGGGTGTTCTTGTTGAAATCGAAGAGCATATGCATTCTGTAGGTCATAGTGAGCGTAGTGGCGCAGTTGTTGAGCCTTATTTATCAACTCAATGGTTCGTTAAAATGCAACCACTAGCAGATGCTGCAGTAGCATTACAAAACTCTGATGACAGCGTAAAATTTGTACCAGATCGTTTTGAAAAAACTTACCTACGTTGGATGGAAAATATCCGTGACTGGTGTATCTCTCGTCAATTATGGTGGGGACATCGTATTCCAGCTTGGTACCATAAAGAAACTGGTGAAATTTATGTAAACCAAGAGCCACCAGCTGATCTTGAAAATTGGAATCAAGATAATGACGTATTAGATACTTGGTTCAGTTCAGCATTATGGCCATTCTCAACATTAGGTTGGCCAAACGAAGAAAGTAAGGATTTCCAAGCTTACTTCCCAACAAATGTATTAGTAACAGGTTATGATATTATTTTCTTCTGGGTTTCACGCATGATCTTCCAAGGGATTGAATTTACTGGTAAACGCCCATTTAACGATGTATTAATTCATGGATTAGTACGTGACGAACAAGGACGTAAGATGAGTAAATCTCTTGGTAATGGTGTTGACCCAATGGATGTTATCGAGAAATACGGGGCAGACTCATTACGTTATTTCTTAACAACAGGAAGTTCTCCAGGTCAAGATTTACGTTTCAGTATTGAAAAAGTTGAAGCTACTTGGAACTTTGTAAACAAAATTTGGAATGCCTCTCGTTTTGCATTAATGAATATGGAAGGCTTCACATATGAAAATATTGATTTAACGAAAGAAAAGTCTGTTGCTGATGAATGGATTTTAACTCGCTTAAATGAAACAATTGAAAGTGTGACATCATTAATCGATCGCTATGAATTTGGTGAAGTTGGCCGTGTACTTTATAACTTCATTTGGGATGATGTTTGTGACTGGTATATTGAAATGGCAAAAATTCCTTTATACGGTGACAATGAAGATGCAAAAAATATGACTCGTTCAGTTCTAGCACATGTGTTAGAAAGTACGATGAAACTTTTACATCCATTTATGCCATTCGTAACAGAAGAAATTTGGCAATCTCTACCTCACCAAGGAGAATCTATTACAGTATCTGCTTGGCCGACAGTTAAAGAGGAATTAACGAATAAAGAAGCTTCTGAAACGATGAAAATATTAGTTGAACTAATTCGTTCAGTTCGTAACATCCGTGCAGAAGTAAACACGCCAATGAGCAAAAAAGTTCAACTAATGATTTCTGCTAAGGATGAAACAATTGCAGCGGCATTAGAAGCAAATCGTTCTTATATTGAACGCTTCTGTAATCCTGAAGAGTTAACAATTTCTACTAATTTAACAGCTCCAGAAAAAAGCATGTCAGCGGTTATTAGTGGAGCTGAGCTTTATCTTCCTCTTGAAGGATTAATCAATCTAGATGAAGAGAAAAAACGTTTAGAAAAAGAATTAGAAAAATGGACTAGTGAAGTTGAACGAGTTCAAAAGAAATTAAGTAACCAAGGATTCGTAGCGAAAGCTCCTGCATCAGTAATTGAAGAAGAGCGTCGTAAAGAAAAAGATTATCTTGAGAAACAAGAATCTGTAAGAGCTCGAATTGCAGAATTAAGCAAATAA
- a CDS encoding bifunctional folylpolyglutamate synthase/dihydrofolate synthase codes for MVSTYEEALKWMNNRTKFGIVPGLQRMEEMLVRLGNPHLNVKAIHVAGTNGKGSTITFLQSILLEAGYTVGAFTSPYILDYREQIMFCGEMISENEFIHLVNCMIPVVEEVEQLPCGAPTEFEIITTMAFYFFGKVKENDIFIVEAGLGGLEDCTNVVTPLISIITSIGHDHQQILGETIEEITKHKAGIIKKGIPIVTAELKEEALKIIRDKAITSEADYFEYGKHFFASSIKDQQNEQFCYEGFSNAIENIELSMLGQHQIRNASCAITAIQLLQKHYGMKISERTIKHGLKIAQKAGRFEKIVSSPVIYIDGAHNVEGIKSLVETMNEHFKDKEIKILFSALKDKNVEEMVKELREMTNNIVMTTFDFPRAMNRDELIANANSLNINYESNLQTAIDENVKKTRENEILLITGSLYFISVVRSYLIKKYV; via the coding sequence ATGGTTAGTACATATGAAGAAGCACTGAAATGGATGAATAACAGAACAAAGTTTGGAATTGTACCTGGGTTACAGCGAATGGAAGAAATGCTCGTTCGACTAGGTAATCCGCATCTTAACGTAAAAGCAATTCATGTAGCAGGTACAAACGGGAAAGGTTCCACAATCACATTTTTGCAAAGTATATTATTAGAAGCAGGGTATACTGTAGGAGCTTTTACATCACCATATATATTAGATTATCGTGAACAAATTATGTTCTGTGGAGAAATGATTAGTGAAAATGAGTTTATTCATTTAGTAAATTGCATGATTCCTGTAGTTGAGGAAGTTGAACAATTGCCATGTGGTGCTCCAACTGAATTTGAGATTATTACTACAATGGCATTTTACTTTTTTGGTAAGGTAAAAGAAAACGATATCTTTATCGTTGAGGCAGGCTTAGGTGGATTAGAGGATTGTACAAATGTAGTAACCCCTTTAATTAGTATCATTACGAGTATCGGTCACGATCATCAACAAATTCTCGGTGAAACAATAGAAGAAATTACCAAGCATAAAGCCGGAATTATTAAAAAAGGGATTCCAATTGTTACTGCAGAGTTAAAAGAAGAAGCGTTAAAAATTATCCGTGATAAAGCGATAACAAGTGAAGCTGATTATTTCGAATATGGAAAACATTTCTTTGCTTCCTCAATAAAGGATCAACAAAATGAACAATTTTGTTACGAAGGGTTTAGCAATGCAATTGAAAATATCGAGTTATCAATGCTTGGTCAACACCAAATTAGGAATGCTTCATGTGCTATTACAGCCATTCAGTTATTACAAAAACATTATGGAATGAAAATTAGTGAACGTACTATCAAACATGGATTAAAAATAGCTCAAAAAGCCGGAAGATTTGAAAAAATAGTTTCTAGTCCGGTTATTTATATTGATGGTGCTCATAATGTTGAAGGAATAAAAAGCTTAGTGGAAACGATGAATGAGCATTTTAAAGATAAGGAAATAAAAATTTTATTTTCAGCTTTAAAAGATAAAAATGTTGAGGAAATGGTAAAAGAATTACGAGAAATGACAAATAATATTGTAATGACAACTTTTGATTTTCCTAGAGCGATGAATAGAGACGAATTAATCGCTAATGCTAATAGTTTAAATATAAATTACGAAAGCAATTTACAGACCGCAATAGACGAGAATGTAAAGAAAACTCGAGAAAACGAAATATTACTAATAACAGGATCGTTATATTTTATCTCAGTCGTAAGAAGTTATTTAATAAAAAAATACGTCTAG
- a CDS encoding GGDEF domain-containing protein — protein sequence MLSKQSNRFIWITWIVIMPIIFFYAYMVSPLKHIDRSNFLIIIALFLIVSNMPIKINDATFSFIFGISILVFLSYGLFAELLISQLAYAFLYIRLSITKKTLYRMPLNSMMFALCSIGSALFYNLAGGKITPTGTNEIVSCIFPVFIYTIASFWINQIVIYFVTINLYKIDTKLFNREFKWDLFINLLMFPIGISLYLMLETRGYITLFYISIYYIILMIILNTLSSTLNMNKYLKKTMRISQKLSQKMEEEDVIDEFFEQLSKIIPISNGNLFLVEDSSLKLKRYFQNKFDEKRFSCPYFDTLEGSITEKVYYEKRRYNFNRRTQWITNDHLKCTDAESLLSIPIIKNQEVVGVLTIASEQKNAYKKYQVVMIEILALYLAIAIENARYYLETKTRSETDSLTGIYNFEYLESKIKDEFVRLNSSKIKSISLLLIDLDYFKRINDQYGHQAGNEVLFEVAQRIKKIVGHNGLVARFGGEEFSVLTVNNNEYETYDLAENIRKSLQNIPFSMTNYLTNDHQQIKLTVTASIGAAVAPFVAEEPADLIRCADRAMYSKAKNAGRNKVAIYRK from the coding sequence ATGCTTAGTAAGCAAAGTAATAGGTTTATATGGATTACATGGATTGTAATTATGCCTATCATTTTTTTTTATGCTTATATGGTTAGCCCTCTTAAACACATCGATCGTTCTAATTTTTTGATTATAATAGCTCTATTTTTAATTGTTTCAAATATGCCGATAAAAATAAATGATGCTACTTTCTCATTTATTTTCGGAATCTCGATTTTAGTTTTTTTATCGTATGGATTATTTGCAGAGCTATTAATAAGTCAGTTAGCTTATGCCTTTTTATATATTAGATTGAGTATTACTAAAAAAACTCTTTATCGTATGCCACTAAATTCGATGATGTTTGCACTATGTTCAATTGGAAGTGCATTATTTTATAATTTAGCAGGAGGAAAAATTACTCCTACCGGTACGAATGAAATTGTAAGTTGTATTTTTCCAGTTTTCATATACACGATTGCATCATTTTGGATTAATCAAATCGTTATTTATTTTGTAACAATTAATTTATATAAAATAGACACTAAATTATTTAATAGAGAATTTAAGTGGGATTTATTTATAAATCTATTAATGTTCCCAATTGGAATTAGTCTATACTTAATGCTTGAAACTAGGGGATATATCACTCTATTTTATATTTCTATTTACTATATAATCTTAATGATTATATTAAATACTTTGTCATCAACCTTAAATATGAATAAATATTTAAAGAAGACGATGAGAATAAGTCAAAAACTATCTCAAAAAATGGAAGAAGAAGATGTAATAGACGAGTTTTTTGAACAATTAAGCAAAATAATTCCTATTTCTAATGGGAATTTATTTTTAGTTGAAGATTCTTCACTCAAATTAAAAAGGTATTTTCAAAATAAGTTTGATGAAAAAAGATTTAGTTGTCCTTACTTTGATACACTTGAAGGCTCGATAACTGAGAAAGTGTATTATGAAAAAAGAAGATATAATTTTAATAGGCGAACACAATGGATAACAAATGATCATTTAAAATGTACTGATGCTGAAAGCTTATTATCAATTCCAATTATAAAGAATCAAGAAGTAGTTGGTGTACTAACAATTGCATCAGAACAAAAAAATGCTTATAAAAAATACCAAGTCGTAATGATCGAAATTTTAGCTCTATATCTTGCAATTGCGATCGAGAATGCGAGGTATTACTTAGAAACAAAAACTAGAAGCGAAACAGACTCTTTAACTGGCATTTATAATTTTGAATATCTCGAATCTAAAATAAAAGATGAATTTGTCCGTTTGAATTCTTCCAAAATTAAGTCCATTTCATTACTTTTAATAGATCTAGATTATTTTAAAAGAATAAATGACCAATACGGTCATCAAGCGGGAAATGAAGTGCTATTCGAAGTTGCACAAAGAATTAAAAAGATAGTAGGCCATAATGGATTAGTTGCGCGTTTTGGTGGTGAAGAATTTTCAGTATTGACGGTTAATAATAACGAATATGAAACATATGATTTAGCCGAGAATATAAGAAAATCACTTCAAAATATTCCATTTAGTATGACAAACTATCTGACCAATGATCATCAACAAATTAAATTAACTGTCACGGCGAGTATTGGAGCAGCAGTTGCACCATTTGTAGCAGAAGAACCAGCTGACTTAATTCGTTGCGCAGACAGAGCTATGTATTCAAAAGCAAAAAATGCTGGAAGAAATAAAGTAGCAATCTATCGTAAATGA
- the maf gene encoding septum formation inhibitor Maf: MKKLILASASPRRKELLSMLNIPFIIETSDVEEVMEQNLSSSEIVLKLAEEKATDVSTKFPNAVIIGADTIVTYKDKKLGKPTLKEDAFAMLKMLSGNTHEVYTGVSIINEGISSSFYQCTKITFSELSDQEIIDYINTNEPMDKAGAYGIQGYGGTFVEKIDGDYYSVVGLPINKVKKKLKELNF, from the coding sequence ATGAAAAAACTTATATTGGCCTCTGCATCTCCTCGACGAAAAGAACTTCTTAGTATGTTAAATATCCCTTTTATCATTGAAACTAGTGATGTTGAAGAAGTAATGGAGCAGAACTTGTCGTCTTCAGAGATTGTATTAAAATTGGCGGAAGAAAAGGCAACAGATGTATCAACTAAATTTCCAAATGCTGTTATAATCGGTGCTGATACAATCGTTACTTATAAAGATAAAAAACTAGGTAAGCCTACGTTAAAAGAAGATGCTTTTGCGATGTTAAAAATGCTATCAGGTAATACACATGAGGTTTATACTGGTGTTTCAATTATAAATGAAGGTATAAGTAGTAGTTTTTATCAATGTACAAAAATTACCTTCAGTGAGCTTAGTGATCAAGAAATAATTGATTATATCAATACAAATGAACCGATGGATAAAGCTGGCGCTTACGGCATTCAAGGATATGGTGGTACATTCGTAGAGAAAATAGACGGCGACTATTACTCTGTTGTAGGACTTCCGATCAATAAGGTTAAGAAAAAACTTAAGGAATTAAATTTTTAA
- the radC gene encoding DNA repair protein RadC: MSNSLLIRDFPKDERPRERLLKFGPGSLTNQDLLAILLRTGTKNESVLNVSNELLLKFDGLRLLMNASVEEISNIKGIGEAKAVQLIAAFELGKRINRLQYDERFMIKSPDDCAKFMMDEMRFLEQEHFVCLYLNTKNQVIARETIFKGSLNASIVHPREIFKEAFRRSASSIICLHNHPSGDPTPSREDIEVTKRLVECGKIIGIELLDHIIIGEHKYVSLKEKGCF, encoded by the coding sequence ATGTCAAATTCGCTTCTCATTAGAGATTTTCCGAAAGATGAGCGGCCTAGAGAGAGATTGTTGAAATTTGGTCCAGGTAGTTTGACAAACCAAGATTTATTAGCAATTTTGTTAAGAACTGGAACAAAAAATGAATCGGTTTTAAATGTTTCGAACGAACTTTTATTAAAATTTGATGGACTAAGATTATTAATGAACGCGTCTGTAGAAGAAATTTCAAACATTAAAGGAATTGGTGAAGCGAAAGCTGTTCAATTAATTGCTGCCTTTGAGTTAGGAAAAAGAATAAATAGACTTCAATACGACGAAAGATTTATGATAAAAAGTCCAGATGATTGTGCTAAATTTATGATGGATGAAATGAGATTTCTTGAACAAGAGCATTTTGTATGTTTATACTTAAATACGAAAAATCAAGTTATTGCCCGCGAAACAATTTTTAAGGGGAGTTTAAATGCTTCAATTGTTCATCCACGCGAAATATTTAAAGAAGCATTCCGAAGATCAGCAAGCTCGATTATTTGTCTACACAATCATCCAAGTGGGGATCCAACTCCAAGTAGAGAAGATATTGAAGTGACCAAACGATTAGTCGAATGTGGAAAAATAATTGGAATTGAATTACTAGACCACATCATAATTGGTGAACATAAGTATGTCAGTTTAAAAGAAAAAGGTTGCTTTTAA